cccgcctgggccggaccgtccgcccgtcACTTATcaagcccaccagagacaaacaaCCTCTCTAGACATTTTTCAAAttaagtggcggaccgtccgcccccttgGGCCAGACTGTCCGCCCGTCACTTATcaagcccaccagagacaaacaacctctctggacgTTTTTCAAACCTTTTAGAATGGTCTAAGATACAGTAGGCTAGGCAACCGTGCAAGCACCTCTAGGTCTTCCTTGGCACTTAGTTCAGTTGCACGAAGGGTTAACTCTGTGAGGTTGGAAAGAAATGGGAACCACTTGGGTAGTTTTCTTAACTGACCACGAAAGTTGACACTTCTCATAAAAATTGGTGGTCTGGATAATGAATCAAGTGAATCAAAGTTCATCATGCCATCAGGACGCCAAAGTAATAATGCGCACAAGTCGGCGCTTAGATTCTCAAGTACAGAAATCAAGGATGCCCAGCTTTTGTCATCATCAACAAACATCATTACCCCAAGCTTCCTCAACCGAGATAATTTCCCCAGCTCAATGATGGAACTGGAAGTATACTCTGTGATTTCTACCTGTGCAAGAGTTTCAAGTGCATCCAAATTGCTAAGTTTATTAGGAACATGCAATCCCCAGTACTCAGAGATAGGCCACAGTCCATTATGATTGTAAAATCTTCTCCCACCAAGTAAGTTTGCTAAGTGAGTAAGATTGGTAATGCCTGGAGGCAAACACTTGATACCTGTTTCTCTTATATCCAGAGTCTGCAGCCTCTGCAGGTTTCCTATTTGCGTGGGAAGTTCCATAACATGCGTTCTTCTAAGGCTAAGATACTCCAGCTGAAAGAGCCTACATACGTTTTTGAGATCTCTATTCCTCAGAACTCCACAGCCTTCCAGGTCTAAAATTCTCATTAGTTTCATCCAACCAAACTGCAGTATTTCTTGACCAGCAAATATGCTCAAGGACCGGACATGGGACAACATCTTTCTTGTTGCAATATCTTTCATGCCTCCACTATGAACAGATAGTCGCCGAATTTTCTCTTGTGGCACTAATGTGTGCTGTTCACCGACTAGAGTGATAAAATTCTCGTCAACTGACTTTGACACAATGATCTCTAGCATCATGTCATGAACTCGAAATGTTTTGACCTTCCCAGTAAAGCTCATGTCCACTGGATGAATAATGCTTCGATTGATGAATTCGTCGAAGTAGCTTTCTGCCACCTCAAAAACACCAAGTCCACGCTTTTCAGTAACAAAACGTTCTGCTACCCATCGTCTCAGTACACTTTTCCTTCTGATAATATGGTCCTCAGGGTAAGCACTTAAATATAAGAAACAAGTCTTCAAGTGGTAAGGAAGATCATTATAGCTTAGCTCAAGTATTTTCTTCAATCTCTCGAGTGACGGATTAGATTCAAGCTCCGAACCAAGAGAGAGAATTTTTCTGCCACTGATCTTTACTGTGTACTGGCTTGCTGGACAAGAGGCCTGCTATGCTGACTATAGCTAATGGTGTGCCCCCACATTTTCCCAAGAtcttttctgaaatttccattAAGTTATCTGGACAATTAGCTGTACTGCCAAATATCCTTTTCAAAAACAAATCTCTAGATTCATGGTCAGTGAGAGGTTCAATTTCGTAAGCTCGGTCATGCTCATGGAAACAACAAGTGTGTGCTACAGCTCGTATTGGTGTAGTAACTAGTATTCTGCTACCATTATTTGAGTCCGGCAGAGAAAACCGAATACCTTCCCATGCAGCTATGCTCCAAATATCATCAAGAACAATTAGATATCTCCTGTTTTCCAATTGCTGCCTCAGCATGCTTGCAAGTTGCCCCACATCCCATGTTTCCATGGCCCTGAGAAGGTCTTCCGGGAATGCTTGACCAGCTCCGGCCAGCGCATGAGAACTGTTTTGATAAACTGGCTGCATAATTTGTAGAAGAATGTCTCTCATCAGGATCTTGACATCAAACCTCTGAGATACAGTTACAAAAGCTTGACATTGGAAACATCCACCTTCTGCACATAGACTTTGGTATATTGTCATAGCAAGTGTTGTCTTTCCCAAACCACCAAAACCGAATATAGATACGACCCGCAATTGTTGCAAATTTTCCTCCATCAACCACTGCACAAGATTTTCCTGACGTGGTTCAATGCCTACAAGTTGTCTTCTCTCTGGAAAGAGTGCTGCTATGTGAGGATCAAGATCTAAAAGATTGGCTGGAGTGTCATAAGAAGCCATGCTATTCCCAGCAGCTCCAAAAATGAGATGATTGCAACTATACCGGCAGGAGTTTATAGTTATTACAACCATTTCTAGCAGTAacagatactccctccgttcaaaattataggttgttttggcttttctagatacatagtatTTGCTATACACCTAGATATACACAATGCCTAGATACCTAAGAAATACTATGTATCTAAAAAATccaaaatgacctataatttggaatggggGGAGTAGTTTCTTGGCCATAGGAGAACATATTATCGATTTAAATAGGATTAAAAAAGGATAGCATTAAGTTTCCTGTATATCTACAGACTATCGAGAATGTTGCAGGAAGCTTGATGTGAAGGATGCAACGTGTTAAAATTATATTTACATTTCAAGTACAAAAGGGTACAGAAGTATCTAGTTAACTTCTCATTTTCCAAGAAAAGTAAAAACACATTTTAATACAAAATAAGTTTTCAGACATCTGTGCGCTGGAGAAAACCCACCTCGAATCACGTAATAGCATTTTCCTTGAATCTCATACTATCATTAAGGAGTCTTTATCAACCTATATATTTCTACATatatgaaatatatatataatgcacTCTGTATCTCGCATTTTCAAGTTAtatgtgttggtgtatatgtgagcccatgtatagaggcccatctagatgCCCAtatataggatctatatatcccaccttTCTAGGGTTCGGAGGAATACAaggcaattattctctccaacaTGGTATCTAgccttcccttccctctcccacCCTCCCTCTAGCCGCCAGTGCCACCCGCCaccggcgctgccgccgctgccggcgccatggccggcctctcctccttccctcccctctcctctgctgctggcggcccctcctctgttccgcgTGCTACTGCGCCGCCGGTGGCCTGGCCCGccgctccatggccgccgccgccgcccttgccgccgtCGTGCCTCTTTCGGACCCGGGAGcgccgcccatggccgccgcaggCGCGGATCTGctgcccccgcggccgccgccggcccctgcgGGAGCgaatcccgcgccgccgccgccgcctcaaccCTACCCTGCAGGCGCGAgccggccgcccccgccgcctctgctcgcccCCGCCGTCCCTCCCCTCGACCTGGCCCGCGGCTCGTGGCCTCTGCTGCCCCCGCGGCCCTCCCTGGGCAGGGCgcgagcgctgccgccgccccctgggccgccgcccacgccgccgcgtcCGAGCCGCCCGTGGGCACGCCCGCGCCGCGGGTGGCCGCGCCCACGGCGCCCGCGCCGTCCGCCGTCCGCCTCGCGGCCGCCCTGTGGGACCTCGAGGCCAATCTCGAGCAGGCgcacgccgcgcacgcgcccgAGCGGACGCCCGTGGCTGCGCCCGCGGTGCCTCTGCCCGCGAAGCCCGCGCCCGCGCTCCTGCACGCGCCCATGGCGCCCGTGCCCGCGGCGCCCGTGCCTGCTTTCGGTATGCCCCACGCGGACGCGCCGTTCGCCACCGCCGTCTTCCGCGGGCAGCCGatcgccgccggagctgctaCGGCCGACgacgctctcgccgcggcccttctcgccgccaagtccgaggcttcggcggctcaggagcgggCCCGCGCGGCTGCCGTcacttgggagcgcgagcgctccgCTGCCGACGCTCTTCGTCCTCCCACCAGGATCCGCCCTCTGGATCTGGACCCCGAATCAAGCAgcccgaccccctccttggtgctcctctcaccggccagaccgggggtgggggaggccgagggcggcggtggcgaggacgtggtggtggtgctcggggCACTCCGGACCCGACTCCGGCTCCTACTCCTGCTCCTGGCCCTAGAGGTAcaccctggccatccttcagcgccccatggccagggcacatcccgatgtggccgtttcagggtcAAGGGGGCccctcgtcctcagccccagccggcggccatgctcgccgccgccactcccctgttcgcgccgtcctggaccccgcccgctccacccagccagcagccaacctggcctggggggtgggaccaggccgcgctGGCGCAGTTCTTCAGCGCCTTGGGGCGGatgccgccggtcagcaccgagtggatcgccgactcgggtgcctccttccacaccaccccagatgccggtatcctctcttctgtctgacccccacaccccttttgtccttcttccatcatggttggtgacgagtcttgccttcctgtcaccgccgtgggttctgctcctgcctcctttcgtcttcccaatgtccttgttgctcctcagatggttcataaccttctttccattcgtcagtttacagatgacaattcttgttccatcgagtttgattctcctggcctcactgtaaaggattcggcctcccgtcgtccgctactccggtgtgacagcacggggccctTTACACCATttgccttccttcttccgctgcaccactttcgccttcttcttcgccctggccgtcctggtctgccgcttttgccgcgacgccgtcttccaccacctggcaccgccgtcttggccaccctggccgcgacgttctggctcagctcagtcgtagtgccGATGTTCCTGGCACTAGGGCTCCTACTGAGCCCCTCTGCCATACGTGCCAactcggtcgtcatgttcggctccctttttcttcttcttctttgcatgcgacgcatgcatttgatcttgttcactgtgacctgtggacccccccccccgtacttagcctttctggttataagtactatctggtggtggtcgatgacttctcgcactactcttggacatttcctttgcgcgccaagtctgagaccttccccaccctcctccacttctttgcctgggtgtccacgcagttcggcctcaccgttaaggccgtccagtgtgacaacgggcgggagttcgacaactccacctcccgttctttcttcctctctcggggtgttcagctgcgtatgtcttgtccatatacctctcctcagaacgacaaggctgagcggatgattcgcacgacgaacgacgtcgtgcgcacccttctgatccaggcctctctgcccccgcgcttctagGCTGAGAGCCTACataccgccacctacttgctcaaccgtcttccgtccactgcttctcctgcacccactccacaccacgctcttttcggtacccctcctcgctacgaccaccttcgggtcttcgggtgtgcgtgttaccctaacaccaccgccactgctcctcacaagctggagCCCCACTCGACTCGTTGTGTATTCCTTTGTTACTCCCCtaaccacaaggggtaccgatgctttgacctcacctctcgccgcgtcctgatctcccgacacgtcgtctttgacgagtcggatttctcctactccacctcctccacaccttctcctgaccccgagctggagtccctgttttcgactgacccggtggttcagccacctttacctgtctttattttccctgcaggttttcccggcacaccggcaccgctgccggtgatccctgctgcgccacgcccggccccggtgcccgcggtcgcgccacacgcggcccccggacctccggtcgtgccgcgcgcggacccggtgtctcctgctgcgccacgcgcggccccggtgccttccgcTTCACCTGCGCgatacgctgagccggtgcaggtgtactaGCGTTGTCCGGCGCtgactccggcgccgccgcggtacgctcagccggtgcaggtgtaccggtgTCGTTCGGCGCCGGTAGCGCCGACTctggctccggaggctcctccgacgcctacaccggagtcgtcgccgccgccatctacaCCGGAgttgccgccgcctccgcctccgccgactcgctctcgagtcgagccggaggtgtaccacccgcccgtcgtccatcgggatcctcggaatatccatcccatggtgactcggcggatggcgtctcaggtcgcgactctctccgccaccgagggcgagccgcgggtctctctgGTACCCTCATCTGTCCACGATGCCCTGGCGGATCCTCGCTGGCATcacgcgatggaagaggagtacgcggctctccttgccaaccagacgtggaaCCTCGTGctgcgtccgtctggttgcaatgtggtcaccggcaagtggatctggacgcataagcgtcgggctgatggcacactggagcgctacaaggctcgttgGGTTCTCCGGGatttcactcagcggcctggtgtggactatgatgagatcttcagcccagtggtgaagtctgctactgtgcgcacggtcctctcgcttgcgctctcgcgctcctggcctgtgcaccagctggacgtgaagaatgcttttcttcacggcactctatCAGAGACAGTGTACTGCTCTCAGccggcgggatttgtggactcgagtcgtctggatatggtctgccggctcaacaagtccctctatagtctgaagcaggctcctcgggcttggtactctcggttcgccactttcttgctgactttggggttcatcgaggccaagtctgacacgtctctcttcatctaccgccgtggggatgagacagCATATCtactgctctatgtcgatgacattgtgctcacagcctccagtcagcagttgcttcagagtgtcatcacatctctgcagcaggagtttgctataaaggatctgggtcagctccaccacttcttgggcgtcactgttgagcctcgctcatctggtcttctccttcaccagcggcagtacgcactcgatattctggagcgggctgggatgactgattgcaagccctgctccactcctgtcgacactcaggcgaaacTGTTTGCTGATCtaggtgatccggtggctgatcctactgcctaccggagtctggctggcgctttgcagtacctcacctttaccaggccggacctcacctacacTGTTCAgtaggtctgtctccatatgcatgatccccgggagtcacaccttgctgcgctgaagcacctcctccgctacgtccgtggcactatggacctcggcctggtgcttcaccgctcgtcttctgctgagctggtggtctacaccgatgCTGACTGTGTTGGCTGCCCGGACaatcgtcgctccacttccggctacgccgtctttctgggcggagtaccgggctgtcgctaacgacgtggcggaggcgtcctggctatgacagctcttggcggagctccacagcccgctcgccaagagcacgctcgtctactgcgacaacgtccgCGCCGtttatctctccaccaaccccgtccagtatcagcggacgaagcatatggagatcgacctacacttcgtgcgcgacagagtcgccatcggcgatgttcgggtactctaTGTCCCAACTACcccccagtttgctgacatcttcaccaagggactgccctcctcgaccttctcggagtttcgctccagcctcaacgtagccggtggctagttgtgactgcgggggggtaTTTGTCTTTTTTACTttatttgtactctcttcttgtccagtcttgaacaccgctgcgccggtagttcagactgcgggggtgttgtgtatatgtgagcccatgtatagaggcccatctaaaGGCCTATGTAtatgatctatatatcccacccttctaaggtttggaggaatacaaggcaattattctctccaacaATATGTTTAAATAGGGAGTAGATAAATTTGGCAGAGTTAtgttttatttgaaagaaaatgcttCCAGAAAATTGGCAGTAATTTCATTCTGGATAAGCTCTAAAATAATGGCAATCTGAGGTAAAAAGTGGGCACCTTTTGCAACAATTTCTCTCAAGTAATTGAGTAAATGACCATAAAATACACTTATTTACCATGCCTACACACTTGGCTTCTCACAATGAACATATTGTGCATATAACTTTTCAAAAGTTCATTTTCCAGTTGTTTTTACAAAATGGAACAAGATGGCTACGAGAAAGGTAAAACTAGAGATACTTTAGGTGTCACTTTTCCGAAGTTGTCAGCATGTTTTTTGGAAAATGAAATCCTTAATGAAGTAAAACAAAAACAACATGGAAGCAGTATTTTTAGACAGTGAGAAACAAAATGGTGCAGATTACCTTGAGTTTCGGCCACTAATATCTGTAGTGCGCATTTTTAgttcttggatttgtttcgcAATCCTATGCCGCACCCTGGTGGTCAGCAATATGTGAGTGGTCCTGCAGAAAAATGCTACAGGGCCACCTCCACTATGACTACCATTGCTGCTGCCAAGGTAGTGCTTAAATTCATCAATACAATCctcaacatcatatgcaatCTCGCGAATTTGCTTCATCCAAATTTTAACTTGCTTGCGATGTTCATCTCTCTTGGCAAGATCCTGAAGGAAGGCCGTCATGCTCTCCAGCTCATCCTTCAAATATTGCAGCTCACCCCGGATACCACCTAGAAGCTGAGCTTCTTGCACAAGGATCGTGCCCAGCTTCCCCAAGAGAGTATGGACGGCACCTTCTGCAGCACTAACAACTGCACACTCCATTTCTCTAGAAAAAGATTGAACAAAagatgaaggaaaaaaaaagaaaccagGTTCAAAACTCTGCTTCTGTTATTGGGACCTAAAAGTAGAAGTTCcttcagaaaagaaaaaaagctgGAAGGAAGAACACACCAGCTTAGAAGTACCGCTTCTTTTCATCTAGCCTCAAATGAAATCTGGGTGCGATATATGATGACCTGAATGCCTGTCTCGAATCATTTAAATCTAATGTCCTCAGAGAAAGGCCTGCCCAAAGTCAACTGTCAAATACAGAGCCTATAGCACATGGCTCTTAAAGTCAAAAATGGATGCTGGACTTTCATAGCAAAGTGTAAATAATTGACTGGGACCCACTATTGTTGATCTAGTACTCCTTATTTATAATATATATTGTAGACTGCAGCACACCAATACCTTGGATACCATCATACCAAACACCAGTTGCACCAATTAAATCGTGTACAGGAACAAGGCATTTAAACGAAACATGTGGCAACGATAGAAAATAGACTGGAAGACCAGGATCATCGATTAGCAAGTCCAGAATGGCCGATTGCACAGGGCCCCCAAAGTTTAGATGCTAAGCTTATTTAGATGTTACTTGTGTAAGCTGGCCATTAACTACACCGTCGAATCTCCCTTTATTTTACCCCTCTTTCCCTCTCTACTGCATGCCCACCTTCTCATATTCTAAACACTTGAACATggtattttatatatatttgatGAAAGAAGGAAAATGCAACTGCAAACAAATTTTAGATGCAAGCAAAAATGTTCATCTCTCACGAAAATTTAGACGGAAACAATATTTTTAACAGTTAAATTTCACAATATGGTATAGAAATGCACATGTATAGACTAATTTCTACATAAGGGAAATTCACTCATGACGTATTATGCAAAATGATCCGTTGTTGTAACTTACCTGAAGCTAGCATCTGTAAAACCGAGGAATATATTATTTCATTTTTGTGAATTTCTCAGATAATTCTCTTCTATATTCTAACCACAAAATAGTGACATACAACATGGGAAGAATTATGCAGCAGGTGCACGTTCACTTAAAAAA
This portion of the Panicum virgatum strain AP13 chromosome 2N, P.virgatum_v5, whole genome shotgun sequence genome encodes:
- the LOC120658590 gene encoding disease resistance protein RGA5-like, giving the protein MVVITINSCRYSCNHLIFGAAGNSMASYDTPANLLDLDPHIAALFPERRQLVGIEPRQENLVQWLMEENLQQLRVVSIFGFGGLGKTTLAMTIYQSLCAEGGCFQCQAFVTVSQRFDVKILMRDILLQIMQPVYQNSSHALAGAGQAFPEDLLRAMETWDVGQLASMLRQQLENRRYLIVLDDIWSIAAWEGIRFSLPDSNNGSRILVTTPIRAVAHTCCFHEHDRAYEIEPLTDHESRDLFLKRIFGSTANCPDNLMEISEKILGKCGGTPLAIVSIAGLLSSKPVHSKDQWQKNSLSWFGA